Proteins encoded within one genomic window of Hahella chejuensis KCTC 2396:
- a CDS encoding uroporphyrinogen-III synthase: protein METTLSQELSGLRVLLTRPQGENDSLRALLEQNSAEVRVLPAIAIEPLPETQAIKDCILDLDRYTHVICVSKHASRLLLELIDAYWPQAPQGVRWFAIGESSAAPLRSYGLTVNTPEQGCASEQLLEHPGLQARNEDEPPMRVLIVKGCGGRELLTETMQERGAHVATLELYERKTLEYDPNELNEALKQWRPEVVVTLSGETLLHLCQLGQNIGYAWGDTLFVIPSARVATLAQENRLNYKIAPELSDEALLALLKTAC from the coding sequence ATGGAAACCACTCTTAGTCAGGAGCTGAGCGGCCTCAGAGTGCTGTTGACCCGCCCTCAGGGAGAAAACGATTCCTTGCGCGCGCTGTTGGAGCAAAACAGCGCGGAAGTTCGGGTGTTGCCGGCCATCGCCATTGAGCCCTTGCCCGAAACGCAAGCCATAAAAGACTGCATCCTCGATCTGGATCGCTATACTCATGTGATCTGCGTGAGTAAACATGCATCGCGTCTGCTGTTGGAACTGATAGACGCTTACTGGCCGCAAGCGCCACAGGGCGTGCGCTGGTTCGCTATCGGCGAAAGCAGCGCTGCGCCGCTACGCAGCTACGGACTGACGGTTAATACCCCAGAGCAGGGCTGCGCCTCCGAGCAATTGCTGGAACACCCCGGTCTGCAGGCGCGCAACGAAGACGAGCCCCCCATGCGCGTGTTGATTGTGAAAGGCTGCGGCGGACGCGAATTGTTGACGGAAACCATGCAGGAGCGTGGCGCGCATGTCGCTACATTGGAGTTATATGAGCGTAAAACGCTGGAATATGACCCCAATGAATTAAACGAAGCCCTCAAGCAATGGCGTCCAGAGGTTGTCGTCACCTTATCCGGCGAGACTCTGCTGCACCTTTGCCAACTGGGCCAGAATATCGGTTACGCCTGGGGCGACACGCTGTTCGTCATCCCCAGCGCCAGAGTCGCCACCCTGGCGCAGGAGAACCGTCTGAATTACAAAATCGCGCCGGAGTTATCCGACGAGGCCTTACTGGCCCTCCTCAAAACGGCATGTTAA
- a CDS encoding CDP-6-deoxy-delta-3,4-glucoseen reductase: MTSGRSWVLTKDLLMRRHLRFQPSGHEFDAAEGETILAAALRQGYKILHACDNGVCHICAARLLKGNVAGGVGESGRRRLGADEVLLCKATPEGDCEFELRRIWGPNELETKTLAFQIKAVTALSDDVYQVQLLAPAGALPEFFAGQYLELLAPGVEAAFFSIANAPGTREVELHIQVHQESRSALAIYQYLTSESVVRARLPLGKCFISGVPDMDVSLIAAGTGFAQIKSIVEYLLAQGFERKLSIYWGVRQSQEMYARALSEAWAERHENVSFTPVMADNRDNEWQGHHAELVRAVLAERRHWDNSLVYVSGSPTMVYTAMDALAPLGLPGEQFFSDVLEYAPRG, from the coding sequence ATGACCTCTGGTCGCAGCTGGGTATTGACTAAGGATCTGCTGATGCGTCGCCACCTGCGCTTTCAACCCTCCGGTCATGAGTTTGACGCCGCGGAAGGGGAGACGATATTGGCGGCGGCGTTGCGACAGGGATACAAGATTCTCCATGCGTGTGATAATGGCGTCTGTCATATTTGCGCGGCCAGGCTTCTTAAAGGGAATGTTGCAGGCGGCGTTGGAGAATCGGGGCGTCGGCGCCTGGGCGCGGATGAAGTTTTATTATGCAAAGCGACGCCTGAGGGCGATTGTGAGTTTGAATTAAGACGGATTTGGGGACCAAACGAATTGGAAACAAAAACACTGGCGTTTCAAATCAAGGCGGTCACTGCGCTGTCCGACGATGTATATCAAGTGCAATTGCTGGCGCCCGCCGGCGCTTTGCCGGAGTTTTTCGCCGGACAATACCTGGAGCTATTGGCGCCGGGCGTTGAGGCGGCTTTCTTCTCTATCGCCAACGCGCCAGGAACGAGGGAAGTTGAACTGCACATCCAGGTCCATCAGGAAAGTCGCAGCGCCCTGGCCATCTATCAGTATTTGACTTCAGAGTCGGTCGTGCGCGCCCGATTGCCGTTGGGGAAGTGTTTCATTTCTGGCGTTCCCGATATGGATGTCTCCCTGATCGCCGCAGGCACTGGGTTTGCGCAAATCAAGTCCATCGTTGAATATCTGCTGGCGCAAGGGTTTGAGCGTAAGCTGTCGATATATTGGGGCGTAAGACAGTCACAGGAGATGTATGCTCGCGCTCTGTCTGAAGCCTGGGCTGAACGTCACGAGAATGTCTCTTTCACGCCAGTGATGGCGGATAATCGTGATAATGAATGGCAAGGCCATCATGCGGAACTGGTGCGTGCGGTGCTGGCTGAGCGGCGGCATTGGGACAACAGTCTGGTGTATGTGAGCGGTTCGCCGACAATGGTGTATACCGCGATGGATGCGCTGGCCCCGCTGGGATTGCCCGGCGAGCAGTTCTTTTCGGATGTGCTGGAGTATGCGCCCAGGGGCTGA
- the hemC gene encoding hydroxymethylbilane synthase, translated as MPKQHLVIATRQSALALWQAEHVKQRLEALHPGLTVELLGLTTKGDIILDTPLAKVGGKGLFVKELETAMLEGRADIAVHSMKDVPMEFPPGLGLGAILERETPMDAFVSNQYASLDELPEGAVVGTSSLRRQCQLSERRPDLKILSLRGNVNTRLAKLDAGDFDAIILAASGLKRLGFSGRIREELTPEVSLPAVGQGALGIECRLDDPEAMALIAQLQDAETTARVSAERAMNHRLQGGCQVPIAGYAEITGDQMRLRGLVGSPDGAQVLRDEVEGPVAAAEALGTELAERLLQQGAGKILEAVYGNHS; from the coding sequence ATGCCGAAACAGCACCTTGTGATCGCCACACGTCAAAGCGCGCTCGCGCTATGGCAGGCGGAGCACGTCAAGCAACGCCTTGAAGCGTTACACCCCGGATTGACCGTCGAATTGCTCGGATTAACCACCAAAGGCGATATCATTCTCGATACGCCACTCGCCAAAGTCGGCGGCAAAGGGCTCTTCGTCAAGGAGCTGGAGACAGCCATGCTGGAGGGACGCGCCGATATCGCCGTACACTCCATGAAAGACGTGCCGATGGAGTTCCCCCCCGGACTGGGCCTTGGGGCGATTCTGGAGCGGGAAACTCCAATGGACGCTTTTGTCAGCAATCAGTACGCCAGCCTGGATGAGCTGCCTGAAGGCGCTGTCGTGGGCACCTCCAGCCTGCGTCGTCAGTGCCAGCTGTCCGAGCGGCGGCCAGACCTGAAAATCCTGTCTCTGCGCGGCAACGTCAATACACGATTGGCCAAGCTCGACGCCGGCGACTTCGACGCCATTATCCTCGCGGCCTCCGGGCTGAAACGCCTGGGCTTTTCTGGTCGCATCCGCGAAGAGCTGACGCCGGAAGTCAGTTTGCCCGCCGTCGGACAGGGAGCGCTTGGTATTGAATGCCGTCTCGACGACCCTGAAGCTATGGCGCTTATCGCACAGTTACAGGATGCGGAAACCACTGCGCGGGTGTCAGCGGAAAGAGCCATGAATCACCGTCTGCAAGGGGGATGTCAGGTTCCCATCGCCGGCTATGCGGAAATTACTGGCGACCAAATGAGATTACGCGGCTTAGTAGGCAGCCCGGACGGCGCGCAAGTGCTCCGGGATGAAGTAGAAGGGCCTGTCGCCGCAGCGGAAGCCCTCGGCACGGAGCTGGCCGAGCGTCTATTGCAACAAGGAGCAGGAAAAATTCTGGAAGCCGTGTATGGAAACCACTCTTAG
- a CDS encoding heme biosynthesis HemY N-terminal domain-containing protein, protein MNFYALVLLISLAIGVALGFLVQLDAGYVRVSWLNWLLETNVWIALALLIGFYFALHYLFRTLSTTLAVRAGWRQWRKKRKYSRAQQNTIRGLLHYAEGNWKQAQKFLSGSAEQSDTPLINYLASAQAANELGNEKESDLFLKKAFDNTPGGDVAIGVTQAQLQLARGQLEQCLSTLLNLRKKTPHHPFVLKLLQQVYTRLNDWQKMSEILPELRKYKVLKDDEVEKLELETWLNLLRHACDEALRGRKGDFNSEPLNAIWDRMPANLRKNPHVIYAYASQLMRLGASGQAETLLRKALKQHWSDILIDLYGQIAGANVAEQLLAAEHWLKERPNDAGLLLALGRLCLRNERWSKAKEYFEASLKLKRRRETYYELARLLAAMDQPQASNDYFIQALQDSAKLPDLPSPKSQRRSA, encoded by the coding sequence ATGAATTTCTATGCGCTGGTGCTGCTGATATCCCTCGCCATCGGCGTGGCGCTGGGCTTTTTGGTGCAATTGGACGCAGGTTATGTGCGCGTCTCCTGGCTGAACTGGCTGCTGGAGACCAACGTCTGGATCGCTCTCGCCCTGCTGATAGGGTTTTACTTCGCCCTGCACTATTTATTCAGAACGCTATCGACCACGCTTGCTGTCAGAGCTGGCTGGCGACAATGGCGTAAGAAGCGCAAATACAGCCGGGCGCAGCAGAATACCATTCGCGGTTTGCTGCACTACGCAGAGGGCAACTGGAAACAGGCGCAGAAGTTTTTGTCCGGCAGCGCGGAACAGTCCGACACCCCGCTGATCAACTACCTCGCCTCCGCTCAGGCCGCCAATGAACTGGGCAATGAAAAAGAGAGCGACTTATTCTTGAAGAAAGCGTTCGACAACACCCCTGGCGGCGATGTCGCCATCGGCGTGACTCAGGCGCAACTGCAGCTGGCCCGCGGGCAGTTGGAACAGTGCCTGTCCACCTTGTTGAACCTGCGTAAGAAGACGCCTCATCACCCATTCGTACTGAAGTTGTTGCAACAGGTTTACACCCGCCTGAACGACTGGCAAAAAATGAGTGAGATCTTACCGGAGCTGCGCAAATACAAAGTGCTGAAAGACGACGAGGTGGAAAAGCTGGAGCTGGAAACCTGGCTCAATCTGCTGCGCCATGCTTGCGACGAAGCACTCCGGGGCCGTAAAGGGGATTTCAACAGCGAACCTCTGAACGCGATCTGGGATCGAATGCCCGCCAACCTGCGCAAGAACCCTCACGTCATCTACGCCTATGCCTCGCAACTGATGCGGCTTGGCGCCAGCGGCCAGGCGGAAACGCTTTTACGCAAGGCATTGAAGCAGCACTGGAGCGACATCCTGATCGACCTGTATGGCCAGATCGCAGGAGCGAATGTGGCGGAGCAGTTGCTGGCCGCGGAACACTGGCTGAAAGAACGTCCCAATGACGCTGGCTTACTGCTGGCTCTGGGGCGTCTGTGCCTGAGAAATGAACGCTGGAGCAAAGCCAAAGAGTATTTTGAAGCGAGCCTGAAGCTAAAACGTCGCCGGGAAACGTACTATGAACTGGCGCGCTTGCTGGCCGCCATGGATCAACCTCAAGCCAGCAACGACTACTTTATTCAGGCCTTACAGGACAGCGCCAAACTGCCTGACCTGCCTTCGCCGAAATCCCAACGGCGCAGCGCCTGA
- a CDS encoding uroporphyrinogen-III C-methyltransferase: MTEESKPNKPEQPEQDKSALEQEPSTSPEPGMEPANAKESAAESTPDASLSASFTLSRPEASAEKDSVATPKTEPNTSELEQPSTKAEEPVKESSPNPAPPPLSPPPPATPPVAAKTPKTGPLWLAILVLLVVMAVGAGWFWTYMQTWQAKLDRAMDQSQAGKQLADEVGLRYQDRLDKLDAAVAKQRESQTQLQQMMDQTARNLLSKGETGRVDWLFAEAEYLLRLANQRLHMEKDYVGSLAILQAADQVLAETKEVAAYPVRKALAEEIVSLQAIADIDRQGIYLRLEALINQVENLDQRLFLKDTTMLSDNPVPEENPAPSGESHWYDSALASMSKLEKYFSIRRLDAPVEPLLAPEQIYYLRQNLRMMLEQAELALLEKNQDVYVHSLEKAEKWVADYFVINNASAKALLENLQQLKKEPIDPELPDISSSLRMLKNLMESLYKRGGKPATGSLTLDDKELAS; this comes from the coding sequence GTGACGGAAGAATCAAAACCAAACAAACCAGAACAGCCAGAGCAAGATAAGTCCGCTCTGGAACAGGAGCCCTCGACTTCTCCTGAACCCGGAATGGAACCCGCCAACGCCAAGGAAAGCGCAGCAGAGTCTACGCCTGACGCAAGCTTATCCGCCTCATTTACTTTGTCTCGACCGGAAGCCAGCGCAGAAAAGGATAGCGTGGCGACGCCTAAAACCGAGCCCAACACATCCGAACTGGAACAACCCTCAACGAAAGCGGAAGAGCCTGTCAAAGAGTCCTCTCCCAATCCAGCTCCGCCTCCGTTGTCTCCCCCGCCACCCGCAACACCGCCTGTAGCGGCTAAGACGCCTAAAACCGGGCCGTTATGGCTGGCGATTCTTGTTCTACTGGTCGTCATGGCCGTTGGCGCCGGTTGGTTTTGGACTTACATGCAGACTTGGCAAGCCAAGTTAGATCGCGCCATGGATCAAAGCCAGGCGGGAAAACAGCTTGCTGACGAAGTTGGGCTCCGTTACCAGGATCGCCTGGACAAGCTGGACGCCGCCGTCGCCAAGCAGCGCGAAAGCCAGACGCAGTTGCAGCAGATGATGGATCAAACCGCCAGAAACTTATTGAGTAAAGGGGAAACCGGTCGAGTCGACTGGCTGTTCGCCGAAGCCGAATATCTGTTGCGTCTCGCCAATCAGCGCCTGCATATGGAGAAAGACTACGTCGGCTCGCTCGCTATTCTGCAGGCCGCCGACCAAGTGCTGGCGGAAACCAAAGAAGTCGCCGCCTATCCCGTACGTAAGGCTTTGGCGGAAGAAATCGTCAGCCTCCAGGCGATTGCGGACATTGACCGTCAAGGCATCTACCTGCGTCTGGAAGCGTTGATCAATCAGGTGGAAAACCTGGATCAGCGCCTGTTCCTGAAAGACACGACCATGCTGAGCGATAATCCGGTTCCCGAGGAAAACCCTGCTCCCAGTGGAGAAAGCCACTGGTACGACAGCGCTCTGGCTTCCATGAGCAAACTGGAAAAATACTTCTCCATCCGCCGTCTGGATGCTCCGGTGGAGCCGCTGCTGGCGCCAGAACAAATTTACTACCTGCGCCAGAATCTCCGCATGATGCTGGAGCAGGCGGAGCTCGCACTGCTGGAGAAAAACCAGGACGTTTACGTGCACAGCCTCGAGAAAGCGGAAAAGTGGGTGGCGGATTATTTCGTCATCAACAACGCCTCCGCCAAAGCTCTGCTGGAAAACCTGCAACAGCTGAAAAAAGAGCCTATCGACCCGGAATTACCGGATATCTCCTCCTCCTTGCGTATGCTGAAGAATCTGATGGAGTCCCTGTACAAGCGCGGCGGTAAGCCTGCAACCGGCTCGCTTACCCTGGACGACAAGGAGCTGGCCTCATGA